The Archocentrus centrarchus isolate MPI-CPG fArcCen1 chromosome 12, fArcCen1, whole genome shotgun sequence genome includes a window with the following:
- the mocs2 gene encoding molybdopterin synthase sulfur carrier subunit isoform X2 has translation MTAQVCVLYFAKSVELTGVKEEQTVAVPTPISSLDLWTLLLQRHPRLCELQDGVVLAVRQEYVAIGNQVVTLGDGDEIAVVPPLSGG, from the exons ATGACGGC tcaggtgtgtgtgttgtacttCGCTAAGAGCGTCGAGCTGACGGGCGTGAAGGAGGAACAAACTGTTGCCGTGCCAACACCAATTAGCAGCCTCGACCTTTGGACGTTGTTGCTACAGCGACACCCAAG GTTGTGCGAGCTGCAGGACGGTGTCGTGTTGGCGGTGCGTCAGGAGTACGTCGCCATCGGCAACCAGGTGGTGACTCTGGGAGACGGAGACGAAATCGCCGTGGTGCCGCCGCTCAGCGGAGGATAA